A genomic region of Candidatus Stoquefichus sp. SB1 contains the following coding sequences:
- the rimP gene encoding ribosome maturation factor RimP has product MLETIKKLIQPILDNHDVYLDDIEYVNEKNEWYLRIFIEKNNDHLDMDTCVAVSEEISEKLDEADIITNEYYLEISSPGAEKPLKTLEKVQQSVGEYVYIQFKKPTQGMDDVYGTILSVDNETIEFQYLVKNIKKTCTLQYQDIAFIRLAVKF; this is encoded by the coding sequence ATGCTAGAGACAATTAAAAAATTAATTCAACCTATTCTTGATAATCATGATGTCTATCTTGATGATATTGAATATGTGAATGAAAAAAATGAGTGGTATCTAAGAATATTCATTGAAAAAAATAATGATCACTTAGATATGGATACTTGTGTTGCTGTAAGTGAGGAGATTAGCGAAAAGCTTGATGAAGCTGATATCATTACCAATGAATATTATTTGGAAATCTCATCTCCAGGTGCTGAAAAGCCATTAAAAACATTAGAAAAAGTACAACAGTCAGTTGGTGAATATGTCTATATCCAGTTTAAAAAACCAACCCAGGGAATGGATGATGTTTATGGAACTATTTTAAGTGTTGATAATGAAACAATTGAGTTTCAATATTTAGTGAAAAATATTAAGAAGACTTGTACTTTGCAATATCAAGATATTGCTTTTATAAGATTAGCTGTTAAGTTTTAA